In Ignavibacteriales bacterium, the following are encoded in one genomic region:
- a CDS encoding polysaccharide biosynthesis tyrosine autokinase produces the protein MPDKDLINFEEFKKNGEPFESPKVQRDLISEYLSILRANIIPILLILVVSVVVTFLFLRKSINVYKATTVIQIEPPQGNILQSSFGDVEISKDERYIANQIEVLKSYIIRDLVAGALLDSIPHRDDLKYFNFLVSNSENSGVSIPSKEVLRKKLIGIVEANQKKGLDAVDISVEGPYFNEAQLITLTYATVYLNYNLELSREDIQNVKNYLNSEKDKKLNELNDAEASLEEFQKRTGIIQLDEQTTNLVRTISDYDVEKNTAEIELKANQQRMNVLTSEYEKIDSNFVDYVDARLNSSLLAQIQSEIAKIEVARDVDIASTNDERVKEKIRADANKKISALQTQLNQQIEIFKKGLDSDTPDELKGVYDRIIDARIDSKRLSSRIASLGGVIGIYEGKFSQLPSQSIELAKLQRTRNSTEKLYLTLEEKYQEATINERSRLGNVSILDPGYDNYGPVAPDRPRIMLFGAITGLILGIAFAFLRNYFDKTIKTPDEIEDKGGSLLSWIPNIENISANTGIESEFVVYLRPTSAVSESFKALRTRIQFSKLQSRPLQTILVTSSIPSEGKTLVSVNLAGSFAQAGKKVLLLDCDLRKPKVHTFFKEERYPGLSDYLFNNVEFDEIVRETALEGMYFITSGTIPPNPSELLGSMQMKKFLDFLKEKYDYIVIDSPPLITVTDSEILFNITDGTVLIAQANKTPTETFWKTYQTLYNKNPHNLLGCVLNNFSFKSSYGYYYNYYYYYSRPEERAKK, from the coding sequence ATGCCCGACAAAGACTTAATAAACTTCGAAGAATTTAAAAAGAACGGCGAGCCTTTTGAGAGTCCAAAGGTGCAGAGAGATCTTATTAGTGAATATCTCAGCATTCTGCGCGCAAATATCATACCTATATTACTCATACTGGTTGTAAGCGTTGTTGTAACATTTTTATTCTTAAGGAAATCGATTAACGTATATAAGGCTACAACTGTTATTCAGATCGAACCCCCGCAGGGAAACATACTGCAGTCAAGTTTTGGTGATGTTGAGATTTCAAAGGATGAGAGATATATTGCAAACCAGATAGAGGTCCTGAAAAGTTATATTATAAGAGACCTTGTAGCAGGTGCCTTGCTGGACTCTATTCCTCATAGGGATGATCTTAAATATTTTAATTTCCTGGTTTCAAATTCTGAAAATTCAGGAGTATCTATTCCATCAAAGGAGGTCTTGCGTAAAAAGCTGATAGGGATTGTGGAAGCAAACCAAAAGAAGGGTCTTGACGCGGTAGATATATCGGTCGAAGGTCCGTATTTTAATGAAGCACAGCTTATAACTCTGACCTACGCAACTGTTTACCTGAACTATAATCTGGAGTTAAGCAGGGAAGATATACAGAACGTAAAAAACTATTTAAATTCCGAAAAGGATAAGAAGCTTAATGAATTGAATGACGCAGAGGCATCACTCGAAGAATTTCAAAAACGAACTGGAATAATACAACTCGATGAGCAGACGACCAATCTGGTAAGAACCATATCAGACTATGATGTTGAGAAGAATACCGCTGAAATAGAGCTCAAGGCAAACCAGCAAAGGATGAATGTTCTTACTAGCGAGTATGAAAAAATAGATTCAAATTTTGTTGATTATGTAGATGCGAGACTAAATTCGAGTCTCCTTGCTCAGATACAGAGTGAAATAGCCAAGATAGAGGTAGCAAGGGATGTCGATATTGCAAGTACGAATGATGAAAGGGTAAAAGAAAAGATAAGGGCAGATGCAAATAAGAAAATATCGGCACTTCAGACTCAACTCAACCAACAGATCGAAATTTTTAAAAAAGGATTGGACTCGGATACTCCCGATGAACTGAAAGGAGTTTATGACAGGATAATAGATGCAAGGATAGATTCAAAAAGGCTAAGTTCAAGGATAGCTTCTTTGGGAGGTGTAATTGGAATTTACGAGGGTAAGTTTTCTCAATTACCGTCGCAAAGTATTGAACTTGCTAAACTGCAGAGGACAAGAAATTCTACCGAGAAACTCTATCTGACGCTCGAAGAAAAATATCAAGAAGCTACTATAAACGAGAGGTCGAGATTAGGAAATGTATCTATACTAGACCCGGGGTACGATAACTACGGTCCTGTAGCTCCGGATCGGCCCAGGATAATGCTTTTCGGTGCCATTACAGGTTTGATACTTGGTATAGCATTTGCATTTTTGAGGAATTATTTCGACAAGACCATCAAAACTCCGGACGAGATCGAGGACAAGGGAGGAAGCCTGCTGTCATGGATTCCGAACATAGAAAATATCAGCGCCAATACAGGAATAGAATCGGAATTTGTGGTATATCTCAGACCTACGTCAGCCGTATCCGAATCATTCAAAGCACTTAGGACAAGGATACAATTTTCTAAATTACAGTCGAGACCATTGCAGACGATTCTCGTAACAAGTTCTATACCGTCTGAAGGTAAGACGCTTGTCTCCGTCAACCTTGCGGGAAGTTTTGCTCAGGCAGGTAAAAAAGTTCTGCTTCTCGATTGCGATCTGCGAAAACCCAAAGTGCATACCTTCTTCAAGGAAGAGCGCTACCCTGGTCTGAGTGATTATCTTTTTAATAATGTTGAGTTTGACGAGATAGTGAGAGAGACAGCGCTCGAAGGAATGTATTTTATAACGAGTGGTACCATACCTCCAAATCCATCGGAGCTTTTAGGATCAATGCAAATGAAAAAGTTTCTTGATTTCCTAAAGGAGAAATACGATTATATAGTAATAGACTCTCCACCACTAATAACAGTTACGGATTCGGAGATATTATTTAATATCACAGACGGAACGGTGTTGATCGCGCAGGCAAATAAGACACCTACGGAAACATTCTGGAAAACCTACCAGACACTTTACAATAAAAATCCGCATAACCTGCTGGGCTGTGTTTTGAATAATTTCAGCTTCAAGAGCTCATATGGTTATTATTATAACTACTATTATTATTACTCCAGACCAGAAGAGCGTGCCAAGAAGTAA
- a CDS encoding N-acetylneuraminate synthase family protein, protein MIIAEIAQAHDGSLGMAHAYIDAVAGKADAVKFQTHIASAESTPAEPWRVQFSKQDKSRYDYWRRMEFTQDQWRELKEHANEKDLIFISSPFSIEAVDLLIGISTDAWKIASGEVSNLPLFEKVASTGQKIFLSTGMSPMAEIDRAVELLSKDSKELTVMQCTSLYPTPPEKVGLNMMDVYRERYGVKAGLSDHTGSVYTGLAAAAMGADAIEVHVTFSREMFGPDVPVSLTMEELKMLYDGANYIRTVQENPVDKDAMAEELTDMRKLFNKSIVARDDIAKGTVISEDMLAFKKPGTGLSPDKAGSLTEKKAVRDIKKDELILLSDIE, encoded by the coding sequence TTGATCATAGCAGAAATAGCCCAGGCTCACGATGGCAGCCTCGGCATGGCGCACGCCTATATCGACGCAGTAGCCGGAAAAGCCGACGCAGTGAAATTCCAGACACACATTGCCTCTGCAGAGAGCACACCGGCTGAGCCCTGGCGCGTGCAATTCAGCAAGCAAGATAAGTCACGTTATGACTATTGGAGGCGGATGGAATTTACTCAGGACCAGTGGCGCGAGCTAAAAGAGCATGCGAATGAAAAAGATCTTATCTTTATAAGCTCCCCATTCTCAATTGAGGCAGTCGACCTTTTGATCGGGATTAGCACTGATGCATGGAAAATAGCTTCCGGAGAAGTAAGCAATTTACCACTATTTGAGAAAGTGGCATCTACTGGGCAAAAGATTTTTCTTTCCACCGGGATGAGCCCGATGGCGGAGATAGATAGGGCAGTGGAACTGCTCAGCAAGGATAGCAAGGAGCTAACAGTCATGCAGTGTACGTCGCTTTACCCGACACCGCCGGAAAAAGTCGGGCTAAATATGATGGATGTGTACAGGGAGCGATACGGTGTGAAAGCAGGGCTGTCGGACCATACGGGGAGTGTCTATACCGGTTTAGCAGCGGCGGCAATGGGAGCAGATGCTATAGAGGTACACGTAACGTTTTCTAGAGAGATGTTTGGACCGGACGTGCCGGTGTCGCTCACTATGGAAGAGTTAAAAATGCTGTACGACGGGGCGAACTACATTCGAACGGTACAGGAAAATCCCGTCGATAAGGATGCTATGGCTGAAGAGCTGACTGATATGAGAAAGCTATTCAATAAGAGCATAGTGGCAAGGGATGATATAGCAAAGGGGACGGTAATAAGCGAAGATATGCTTGCATTTAAAAAGCCGGGTACGGGACTATCACCGGATAAGGCAGGCTCACTCACTGAAAAAAAGGCAGTACGGGATATAAAAAAGGACGAGTTAATATTGCTGTCGGACATTGAGTAA
- the neuC gene encoding UDP-N-acetylglucosamine 2-epimerase (hydrolyzing) → MSKKRKISVVVSARPSYSRIKTALQAIKDHPELELQLVVGASALLDRYGNAVDYIEKDGFDIASKVYMVLEGENLTSMAKTTGLGLLEITTAFDNLRPDIVVTVADRFETIATAIAASYMNIPVAHVQGGEVTGNIDERVRHAVTKLSDIHFVSTQRSYDRVIAMGENAERVFITGCPSIDIANEVAINSALDFDPFKKYGGVGNVTDISNGYIVAMQHPVTTEYGMSRAHVNETLNAVKDLDIPVFWFWPNVDAGADGTSKGIRAFREKNPGTKIHFFKSMEPMDFLKMLKNSKCLVGNSSVGIRESSFLGVPVVNIGSRQRGRERGRNVLDVDYDSELIKSAIEKQMSAGHYERDTIYGDGKAGEKIADLLASAPLTIDKIISY, encoded by the coding sequence TTGAGTAAAAAAAGAAAAATAAGCGTAGTAGTCTCAGCCCGCCCGAGTTATTCAAGGATAAAGACGGCACTGCAGGCTATCAAAGACCATCCTGAACTCGAACTTCAACTGGTTGTAGGAGCATCGGCATTGCTTGATAGATATGGTAACGCGGTCGATTACATAGAAAAGGATGGATTTGACATCGCGTCAAAAGTTTACATGGTGCTGGAGGGAGAAAATCTCACTTCCATGGCAAAGACAACAGGCTTAGGATTACTGGAAATAACGACGGCATTCGATAATCTAAGACCGGACATAGTGGTAACTGTAGCCGACAGATTTGAGACGATAGCGACGGCAATCGCGGCGTCGTATATGAATATACCCGTCGCGCATGTACAGGGCGGAGAAGTTACAGGCAATATTGACGAACGCGTTCGGCACGCAGTTACAAAACTCTCCGATATACATTTTGTGTCAACGCAGAGATCTTACGACAGGGTCATTGCAATGGGTGAGAATGCCGAAAGGGTTTTTATAACCGGCTGCCCATCGATAGATATTGCAAACGAAGTCGCAATTAACTCCGCACTGGATTTTGATCCTTTCAAAAAATATGGCGGGGTAGGTAATGTTACGGATATTTCAAATGGATACATAGTTGCCATGCAGCACCCGGTTACGACCGAATACGGCATGTCGCGGGCACACGTAAACGAGACACTTAATGCTGTAAAAGATCTCGACATCCCCGTGTTCTGGTTCTGGCCTAATGTGGACGCTGGAGCGGATGGCACATCAAAGGGAATAAGGGCATTCAGGGAAAAGAACCCCGGCACGAAGATACATTTCTTTAAGAGCATGGAACCGATGGACTTTTTAAAGATGCTAAAGAACAGCAAGTGCCTGGTGGGAAACTCCAGTGTTGGGATAAGAGAGTCCTCATTCCTGGGCGTACCGGTGGTGAACATCGGCTCCCGGCAGAGAGGACGTGAAAGAGGAAGGAACGTGTTAGACGTAGATTACGATTCCGAACTTATAAAGAGTGCCATTGAGAAGCAGATGAGCGCAGGTCACTATGAGAGAGACACAATATACGGAGACGGAAAGGCAGGCGAGAAGATCGCAGACCTGCTTGCCTCAGCTCCGCTTACCATAGACAAAATCATTTCTTATTGA
- a CDS encoding hydroxyacid dehydrogenase, with amino-acid sequence MNFTPKILIAEPEDFSEEAVNHLRQFAEVTLKPVRESELRDHLAKYDVLWMRLGFRIDEKAFGENARCRIIVSPVTGTDHIDEEFCKSKGIEIISLRGESEFLKEIRATAELTVGMAIALMRNAIPAYSSVMKGEWDRDIFRGNEIYEKTVGIAGMGRLGKITAGYFKAFGADVIGYDIREDFPEDIKRMASLKELVELSDIVSIHLSYTKETEDIFDEEMFSYFKKDAFLINTSRGGVINESALLDALTEGRIKGAAVDVIKDEKGFTKDNPLIKFASENRNLLILPHIGGNTYESFAKTEMFIAEKLVEKMESIF; translated from the coding sequence TTGAACTTCACCCCAAAGATCTTAATTGCAGAACCTGAAGATTTCAGCGAAGAGGCTGTAAATCATTTGAGGCAATTTGCGGAAGTTACTCTTAAACCTGTGAGGGAGAGCGAACTAAGGGATCACCTTGCAAAGTATGACGTACTATGGATGCGTCTGGGTTTCAGGATAGACGAGAAAGCATTTGGTGAGAACGCAAGGTGCAGGATAATAGTCAGTCCTGTGACCGGTACAGACCATATCGACGAAGAATTTTGCAAAAGCAAAGGTATTGAAATAATTTCACTGCGGGGAGAATCCGAGTTTTTAAAAGAGATAAGAGCGACGGCTGAGCTAACGGTAGGAATGGCGATAGCTTTGATGCGGAACGCGATCCCGGCATACAGCTCGGTAATGAAAGGGGAATGGGACAGGGATATATTCAGAGGAAATGAAATATACGAAAAGACTGTGGGTATAGCGGGTATGGGAAGATTGGGAAAGATCACAGCGGGTTATTTTAAGGCGTTCGGTGCGGATGTCATTGGTTATGACATAAGAGAAGACTTCCCGGAAGATATAAAAAGGATGGCTTCGCTAAAGGAACTGGTCGAATTGTCGGATATAGTGAGCATTCATCTGAGCTACACAAAGGAAACGGAGGACATATTCGATGAGGAGATGTTCAGCTATTTCAAAAAAGATGCTTTTTTGATAAATACTTCGAGGGGTGGTGTGATAAACGAGAGTGCGCTTTTGGATGCCCTCACTGAGGGAAGGATAAAAGGCGCAGCTGTCGATGTTATAAAGGATGAGAAAGGTTTTACAAAGGATAATCCTTTAATAAAGTTCGCATCAGAAAATAGGAATCTTTTAATTCTGCCTCATATAGGCGGAAATACGTATGAATCATTTGCAAAGACGGAAATGTTCATAGCAGAGAAATTAGTTGAAAAAATGGAGAGTATTTTTTGA